The Saccharomycodes ludwigii strain NBRC 1722 chromosome II, whole genome shotgun sequence genome window below encodes:
- the KES1 gene encoding oxysterol-binding protein KES1 (similar to Saccharomyces cerevisiae YPL145C | KES1 | KrE11-1 Suppressor (paralog of YOR237W | HES1)) has protein sequence MSSSSSSSSSSYASSSTWTSFLKSIASFNGDLSSLTAPPFILSPTSLTEFSMYWAEHPDLFLAPSIQKNSFEPTLPSSETTEYPPQLIRFLHVVRWFLSTLKSQYCSRNESMGSEKKPLNPFLGELFVGKWEHEDKDDQYGTTVCLSEQVSHHPPITAYSIFNDKNNVLLEGYNGISSTFSTASLSVKQYGHAILKLANEGEDFIFTLPPLHIEGLLLASPFVELDSKSYIYSSTGYHCVIEYSGRGYFSGKKHSFKAKIYKTTNDESIDSGKTTENSSASTEHPLFVISGQWSGKSTIYTGADEKKKKNGKIFYDASESKAESLKVKPVEEQHPLESRKAWAKVAEAIKLGDYKMIAQEKSILEEAQRDLRKEEEAKGINWERRWFEAVDLNDASSSGADDPFVSLAKRGNLSLKNVPSGSIVGDKEDKKRPDDEKFLHWRFSRKAWNEEKEIKL, from the coding sequence ATGTcatcttcctcttcctcctcTTCCTCATCATATGCCAGTTCGTCAACATGGacttcttttttgaaatcTATTGCCAGTTTTAACGGTGATCTATCCTCATTGACTGCTCCACCATTCATTTTGTCACCAACTTCCTTAACTGAATTCTCCATGTATTGGGCAGAGCATccagatttatttttagctccatctatacaaaaaaattcatttgAACCAACCCTTCCTTCAAGTGAAACTACAGAATATCCTCCACAATTAATTCGTTTCTTGCATGTTGTAAGATGGTTTCTTTCTACTTTGAAATCACAATATTGTTCAAGAAACGAAAGTATGGGCagtgaaaaaaaaccacTAAACCCATTTTTAGGTGAACTTTTTGTTGGTAAATGGGAGCATGAAGATAAAGATGACCAATATGGCACCACTGTTTGTTTAAGTGAGCAAGTTTCTCATCATCCTCCAATAACTGCCTATTCTATctttaatgataaaaataacgtTTTATTGGAAGGTTATAATGGTATTAGTTCTACTTTCTCCACGGCTAGCCTAAGTGTTAAACAATATGGCCATGCCATATTAAAATTGGCTAATGAAGGtgaagattttatttttactttacCTCCATTGCATATTGAGGGGTTATTGTTAGCTTCTCCCTTTGTAGAATTAGATAGTAAATCTTATATTTACTCTTCCACTGGGTATCACTGTGTTATCGAATATAGCGGGAGAGGCTATTTCAGTGGTAAAAAACATTCTTTTAAAGCCaagatatataaaacaacTAATGATGAAAGTATAGATAGTGGTAAAACAACGGAGAATAGTAGTGCATCAACTGAGCATcctttatttgttattagtgGTCAATGGAGTGGCAAATCTACAATTTATACTGGAGctgatgaaaaaaagaagaaaaatggTAAGATTTTTTATGATGCTAGCGAATCGAAAGCCGAATCGTTAAAGGTCAAACCTGTTGAAGAGCAACATCCATTAGAGAGTAGAAAAGCTTGGGCTAAAGTTGCCGAAGCTATTAAGTTGGGTGATTATAAAATGATTGCCCAAGAGAAATCGATTTTGGAGGAAGCTCAAAGGGATTtgagaaaagaagaagaagccAAGGGTATCAATTGGGAGCGTAGATGGTTTGAAGCAGTTGATCTTAACGATGCTTCTTCATCTGGTGCCGACGATCCTTTTGTTAGTTTAGCTAAGAGAGGTAATTTGTCCCTTAAGAATGTTCCAAGTGGTTCCATAGTTGGTGATAAGGAAGATAAGAAAAGGCCTGATGATGAGAAATTTTTACATTGGAGATTTTCAAGAAAAGCATGGAATGAGGAGAAGGAAATCAAgctatga
- the NOP53 gene encoding Nop53p (similar to Saccharomyces cerevisiae YPL146C | NOP53 | NucleOlar Protein) yields the protein MSRPSTYKQKSKKGKKAWRKNIDIDEIEEGLKKAADSQILHGKSNIEDLEDDKLFTVDIEGDLELKKKLIKRKQIKKNIKSTEILESIKTTSKVEALTHPKKVNNKKTVQGVSKKRLQKLLEISGKKSVSTLDKLSAILERDGLIKTNHKNSTDLWDDHNDDQNLPNPSPSYLKLKKSAEKNLPQELLRKSTSSWSTATVAPNTLKIGPSKVKEYEDIPHAGKSYNPHEKDWKLLLDKEYTSEKKREDIRIAMEQYKCKIKHLMETLQDAEEEDDEESDNEEEEEKEGENTENNAENITRLSVNEPVKNKKKTKYQRNKQRKHKERIRLQNELKALKKALKEYEILDNLEKGKEQNNNNGDDVTTDNNDTTTKNNTNSHTSSKVEKKHKLGSKHTVLDETLEVKFKDELNGSLRKLRPEGNLLYDNLRKLQSSGKIEARKPIKKGRKYKPKITAKWTHKDFT from the coding sequence ATGTCACGCCCAAGTacatataaacaaaaatctaaaaagGGTAAAAAAGCCTGGAGAAAGAATATTGACATAGACGAAATTGAAGAGGGCTTAAAAAAGGCAGCTGATTCTCAAATTTTACATGGTAAATCTAATATCGAAGACTTAGAAGATGATAAACTTTTCACTGTCGATATCGAAGGAGATctggaattaaaaaaaaaattgattaaaagaaaacaaattaaaaaaaatattaaatcaaCTGAAATTTTAGAGTCTATTAAAACCACATCCAAGGTAGAAGCATTAACACATCCAAAGAAagtaaacaataaaaaaactgtcCAAGGtgtttccaaaaaaagacttcagaaattattagaaatttCAGGTAAGAAAAGTGTTTCTACTCTAGACAAACTTTCTGCTATTTTAGAAAGAGATGGcttaataaaaactaaTCATAAAAATAGCACTGACTTATGGGATGATCACAACGATGACCAAAATTTACCCAATCCTTCACCCAGTTAtcttaaattaaaaaagtctgctgaaaaaaatttaccacAGGAattattaagaaaaagtaCTTCTAGCTGGTCTACTGCCACTGTTGCTCCTAATACCCTAAAAATCGGGCCCTCAAAAGTTAAAGAATATGAAGACATACCTCATGCTGGGAAATCCTACAATCCACACGAAAAAGATTGGAAACTTTTATTAGATAAGGAATATACTTCTGAAAAGAAGAGAGAAGATATTAGAATTGCCATGGAACAATATaaatgtaaaataaaacatttgatGGAAACTTTACAAGATGCagaggaagaagatgatgaagaatcAGATAACGAGGAGGAAGAGGAGAAAGAAGGAGAAAATACTGAAAACAATGCCGAGAATATCACTAGACTATCTGTTAATGAACCcgttaaaaataagaaaaaaactaaatatcaaagaaataaacaaaGGAAACATAAAGAAAGAATTAGACTTCAAAATGAATTGAAAGCATTGAAAAAAGCGTTAAAGGAATATGAAATTTTGGATAATTtggaaaagggaaaagaacagaataataacaatggtgATGATGTCACTACTGacaataatgatactactactaagaataatactaatagtCATACTTCATCAAAggtagaaaaaaaacacaagcTTGGTTCCAAGCATACTGTTTTAGATGAAACTTTAGAGGTTAAATTTAAAGACGAATTAAATGGTTCTTTACGTAAATTAAGGCCAGAGGGTAACCTATTATATGATAATTTACGTAAATTACAAAGCAGTGGTAAAATTGAAGCCAGAAAACCTATCAAAAAGGGTAGAAAATATAAGCCTAAAATTACCGCTAAATGGACTCATAAAGATTTTACTTAG
- a CDS encoding uncharacterized protein (similar to Saccharomyces cerevisiae YOR238W | putative protein of unknown function) produces MSLIAQETKRHLIIVPGHSVWKKTNDPLNLGQLSDHWVLAPFQLEGNDHLTMIKHGLKAIIELVKEYDGLTDQNLILYSGSKTKVNIDQSEGKSYYELMKRLLLETNPTVINNVFQNLDKQIIEMINEIHKIGKINDVFKKDVINYEEYALDSFENLYYSILKFKQLNSSKKLPNKITIVGFEFKRKRFVELHAAKALGYNNLEYIGIDPNPIALTAEKRVKYFADLAVQENKYGYEPFVKDWYGVKVPLLEKKLKRNVFNMVAADYYYPYLVDLKHDGDDFEFYTKVVKPSLFY; encoded by the coding sequence atgtCACTGATTGCAcaagaaacaaaaagacACCTAATTATTGTACCAGGTCATTCGGTTTGGAAAAAGACAAATGATCCCTTGAATCTAGGGCAGTTATCTGATCATTGGGTATTAGCACCCTTCCAATTAGAAGGAAATGATCATTTAACCATGATAAAACATGGATTAAAGGCCATAATAGAATTAGTTAAAGAGTATGATGGTCTTACTGatcaaaatttaatattatacaGTGGATCGAAAACAAAGGTAAATATAGATCAAAGTGAGGGGAAGTCTTATTATGAATTAATGAAAAGATTATTGCTTGAAACTAATCCAACCGTAATCAATAATGTTTTTCAGAATCTcgataaacaaataatcgAAATGATTAATGAAATTCACAAAATTGGTAAAATTAATGACGTATTCAAAAAAGATGTCATAAACTATGAAGAATATGCCTTGGATTCGtttgaaaatttatattactCTATATTGAAATTTAAGCAATTGAATAGttccaaaaaattaccTAATAAAATTACCATTGTTGGATTTGaattcaaaagaaaaagatttgtGGAGCTGCATGCGGCTAAAGCCTTAggatataataatttagagTATATTGGAATAGATCCGAATCCAATAGCATTAACTGCGGAAAAAAGGGTGAAATATTTTGCAGATTTAGCTGtacaagaaaataaatatggcTATGAACCATTTGTAAAGGATTGGTACGGGGTTAAGGTTCCCTTGCTCgagaaaaaattgaaaagaaatgtATTCAATATGGTGGCTgctgattattattatccttATTTGGTAGATTTAAAACACGATGGTGatgattttgaattttacACTAAGGTGGTTAAACCATCATTATTctattga
- a CDS encoding uncharacterized protein (similar to Saccharomyces cerevisiae YMR210W | MGL2 | MonoacylGlycerol Lipase), with product MTSHSGILHEYTFKKVAFQFDLNPNPTKILVFIGGLTDGLLTVPYVPKLAQRLKDELTWTTFQIQFTSSFNNWGISNLTNDINDIEKLIKYLREKYSPSKIVIMGHSTGSQDVIHYLLNKQTKTPVDAGIMQASVSDRSSFNINATEKGRELNEIAIKLCEEGRQDELLSYEHMKMSWNTPITAFRWNSLMNKGGQDDYFSDDLTMEELKFSEIQVPFLMVFSGSDEFIPKSVDKNKLLAKWKENSNKEFWSKHSGLIPGASHNVKEINLQDSLCSMVINFIKEFNL from the coding sequence atgacCTCTCATTCTGGTATTTTGCATGAATATACGTTTAAGAAAGTTGCTTTTCAATTTGATTTAAACCCTAATCCGACTAAGATTTTGGTATTCATTGGCGGTTTAACAGATGGTTTACTCACAGTACCATATGTACCTAAATTAGCACAAAGATTAAAGGATGAATTGACTTGGACTACATTCCAGATACAATTCACCAgttcatttaataattggGGAATCTCTAATTTGACCaatgatattaatgatatagaaaaattaattaaatatttgcGTGAGAAATATTCTCCAAGCAAAATAGTTATTATGGGACATTCGACTGGTTCACAAGATGTTATTCACTACTTGTTAAACAAGCAAACCAAAACTCCAGTTGATGCTGGGATTATGCAAGCTAGTGTTTCTGATAGATCCAGCTTTAATATAAACGCTACTGAAAAAGGACGGGAATTAAATGAAATTGCCATTAAATTATGTGAAGAAGGCAGACAGGATGAACTTTTAAGTTATGAGCATATGAAAATGAGTTGGAATACTCCAATAACTGCCTTTAGATGGAACTCTTTGATGAATAAGGGTGGTCAAGATGATTATTTCAGTGATGATTTGACAATGGAAGAATTAAAGTTTTCTGAAATACAAGTACCATTTTTAATGGTTTTTTCCGGGTCTGATGAATTTATTCCAAAAAgtgttgataaaaataagttaCTAGCTAAATGGAAGGAAAATTCtaataaagaattttgGTCTAAACACTCAGGATTAATTCCCGGTGCATCTCATAATGTTAAAGAGATAAATTTACAAGATTCATTGTGCAGCATggttattaattttatcaaagAATTCAATTTGTAG
- a CDS encoding uncharacterized protein (similar to Saccharomyces cerevisiae YJL127C | SPT10 | SuPpressor of Ty), with translation MPEFLRNGPVFPNKELQLDTRLKPIHFKRTVDDESILTAFPIYHPDEIPLELLKFMWKEFNKEIEGGLTYPQFDQLSFKEYKDYWFHSFTCIVLETSETNIKSEKFEQEKNWDRIFCGSFYIKPNYLGHCSHNCNAGFFVPPWRRKQKIAYRMGQIYLKWAPLLGYTYSVFNLVFVSNVGSVKIWDKLEFNRIGYVPNVGKIGGKTENTVKSTDAIIFGKNLTDLNTPSIFADFVEV, from the coding sequence atgcCAGAATTTTTAAGAAATGGTCCAGTTTTCCCTAATAAAGAGTTGCAACTTGATACTAGGTTGAAACCAATCCATTTCAAACGTACTGTAGATGATGAATCAATTCTTACGGCATTCCCAATATATCATCCTGATGAAATTCctttagaattattaaaatttatgtGGAAAGAATTTAACAAGGAAATTGAAGGGGGCTTAACATACCCTCAGTTCGACCaattatcatttaaagAGTATAAGGATTATTGGTTTCATTCTTTCACTTGTATAGTCTTAGAAACATCAGAAACAAACATTAAATCCGAAAAATttgaacaagaaaaaaactggGATCGTATTTTTTGTGGTAGTTTCTATATTAAACCAAATTACTTGGGACATTGTTCACACAATTGTAACGCTGGTTTTTTTGTCCCACCATGGCgtagaaaacaaaaaattgcCTACAGAATGGGAcaaatttatttgaaatgGGCACCATTATTAGGTTATACCTACAGTGTGTTTAATTTAGTCTTTGTCAGTAATGTAGGTAGTGTAAAAATTTGGGACAAACTAGAATTTAATCGTATTGGTTATGTTCCAAATGTTGGTAAAATTGGAGGGAAAACTGAAAATACCGTGAAAAGTACGGATGCGATAATTTTTGGTAAAAATTTAACAGATTTAAACACGCCATCAATATTTGCCGATTTTGTTGAAGTGTGA
- the PPT2 gene encoding holo-[acyl-carrier-protein] synthase (similar to Saccharomyces cerevisiae YPL148C | PPT2 | Phosphopantetheine:Protein Transferase): MIYGIGVDIVYLKRFDKLLLKTFLKPALSKLPSRSTTCLNNTNNTLEKICNKFMHKNEWDYFCNQLESHNERVKYIAGVWAIKESILKTLPDGNDILLPPTVTIYTKIFYKGVTMKKQDNDFIRGNNSVSSSSKPRIIIDESYVEEMIKNRDNKNKYKDFITMLANSKFHVSLSHDGDYLIAYVVRVKDL, translated from the coding sequence ATGATCTATGGTATTGGGGTCGACatagtttatttaaaaagatttgATAAGCTTTTGCTCAAAACGTTTTTGAAACCAGCATTATCAAAGTTACCAAGTCGGTCAACTACTTGTTtgaataatactaataatactttagaaaaaatatgcaATAAATTCATGCATAAAAACGAATGGGATTATTTTTGCAACCAACTAGAATCACATAACGAAAGGGTTAAATATATTGCTGGAGTATGGGCTATAAAAGAgtctattttaaaaacattacCCGATGGTAACGATATTCTATTACCACCAACGGTTACCATTTATACGAAAATCTTTTATAAAGGAGTAACTATGAAAAAACAGGATAATGATTTTATAAGGGGAAACAATAGTGTTTCAAGTAGTTCTAAACCTCGTATTATAATAGATGAAAGTTATGTTGAagaaatgataaaaaaccGAGACAACAAGAATAAGTATAAGGATTTTATCACCATGTTAGCAAACTCTAAGTTTCACGTTTCACTTTCGCATGATGGTGATTACTTGATAGCATATGTAGTAAGAGTAAAagatttataa
- the ABP140 gene encoding tRNA(Thr) (cytosine(32)-N(3))-methyltransferase (similar to Saccharomyces cerevisiae YOR239W | ABP140 | Actin Binding Protein), whose amino-acid sequence MGVADLIKKFETISTEFTDQDSSPTNKSFITTSAYSTPLKKTFITENQSEEELEDVTLPEPVEGHIVQKEEEEEEEEEEMKEGFTGASIAKNRMEQESEELQVLEADGEPNFEKTEETQYVEETVHSEDEGEDEGEEEHSKEDDGEFDCTEEFDCTEEFDCTEEFEDPNEKHENQENEDEPKKNHVQQQKQTPKGKHKKKNKRKKNKRKKRNASVSATSSNNNNAQAQESGEGKEKSSGFNAHEAKPSLDTRLGRDDPFEFGTRFLKDESKVFEFNSWDNVDWGDEQIREAQKKIQLQYDFPVSEEDKLKYNGNPARYWDLFYKNHKENFFKDRKWLQIEFPSIYNCIKKNAPPTTICEIGCGAGNTFFPILRENENENLKLIAVDFSPRAVELVRTSPDFDPKYGHAAVWDLANTNSDLPNGVEPHSVDMAVMIFVFSALAPEQWNQALENLKKMLKPGGKILFRDYGRYDLAQVRIKKNRLLGDNFYIRGDGTRVYFFEEDELRQLFVEKGGFIENKIGTDRRLLVNRKKQLKMYRAWVQAVFEVPN is encoded by the exons atgggtgTTGCcgatttaattaaaaagtttgAAACTATTTCTACTGAATTCACTGACCAGGATTCAAGTCCaacaaataaatcttttattaccACTTCTGCTTATAGTACCCCTCTAAAGAAAACATTTATAACAGAGAACCAGTCGGAAGAAGAGCTAGAAGATGTAACGCTTCCCGAACCTGTTGAGGGTCATATTGTTcagaaagaagaagaagaagaagaagaagaagaagaaatgaAGGAGGGCTTTACTGGTGCATCAATTGCAAAAAACAGAATGGAACAAGAATCAGAGGAATTGCAAGTTTTAGAAGCCGATGGAGAGCcaaactttgaaaaaacagAAGAAACTCAATACGTAGAGGAGACTGTACACAGTGAAGACGAGGGTGAAGACGAAGGTGAAGAAGAGCATTCTAAGGAAGATGATGGGGAATTTGATTGTACTGAAGAATTTGACTGTACCGAGGAATTTGACTGTACTGAAGAATTCGAAGATCCCAATGAAAAACATGAGAATCAGGAAAACGAAGATGAACCCAAAAAGAATCAtgtacaacaacaaaaacagaCACCAAAGGGTAAGCAtaagaagaagaacaagagaaagaagaacaaaagaaagaagaggaaTGCCAGTGTTAGTGCTACCAgcagcaataataacaacgcTCAAGCCCAGGAATCAGGCGAA GGGAAGGAGAAATCATCAGGATTCAACGCTCATGAAGCCAAACCATCATTAGATACTAGATTGGGTCGTGATGATCCCTTTGAATTTGGTACCAGATTTTTAAAGGATGAATCGAAggtttttgaatttaacTCGTGGGATAATGTTGACTGGGGAGATGAGCAGATTAGGGAAGCCCAGAAAAAGATTCAACTACAGTATGACTTCCCTGTTTCTGAAGAAGACAAACTTAAGTATAACGGTAATCCGGCTCGTTATTGGGATTtgttttacaaaaatcataaggaaaacttttttaaagatagAAAATGGTTACAAATTGAATTTCCAAGTATTTACaattgtattaaaaaaaatgcaccACCAACCACGATCTGTGAAATTGGGTGTGGCGCTGGTAATACTTTTTTCCCAATATTAcgagaaaatgaaaatgaaaatttgaaattgaTAGCGGTGGATTTTTCCCCAAGAGCAGTGGAATTAGTCAGAACATCCCCCGATTTTGATCCCAAATATGGCCATGCTGCCGTTTGGGATTTAGCTAATACAAATTCCGACTTGCCAAATGGTGTTGAGCCACATTCTGTCGACATGGCTGTTatgatttttgttttcagtGCTTTAGCTCCTGAGCAATGGAACCAAGctttggaaaatttgaagaaaatgttaaaaCCTGGTGGCAAAATACTGTTCAGAGACTATGGAAGATATGATTTAGCTCAAgttagaattaaaaaaaacagattATTGGGTGACAATTTTTACATCAGAGGTGATGGTACAagagtttatttttttgaagaagatgaaTTGAGACAATTGTTTGTTGAAAAAGGTggatttattgaaaataaaattggaaCAGATAGGAGACTATTGgtaaatagaaaaaaacaactaaAAATGTACCGTGCATGGGTACAGGCTGTATTCGAGGTTccaaattaa
- the ATG5 gene encoding Atg5p (similar to Saccharomyces cerevisiae YPL149W | ATG5 | AuTophaGy related): MDDIQKLIWNGQLNIEITLSQDLAIANLTREARQINFKIPRNAYIISYLPFILMKFESILKRKITNYDDLCNWWFSAEQQSNSELKDFTETPLMWNYPIGVSYDALSSNFTRETINKINNTSNIINVWKLTLYKTEKYPTNTILPIYTGMEEVRQQFMHQWKQACYIMHGSAKLFMSLSLQETTILWDSIVENDHEKFLKVQKKIVPVQFTRNIPLRIHTGVQVVQPVCRSDKSLKNVLKIEFNEEITRVVVQGIEISTNYNASDLYCRFYSFDGFLYVSIIKN, from the coding sequence atggATGATATACAAAAGTTGATTTGGAACGGTCAACTAAATATTGAAATCACTTTGAGCCAAGACTTGGCAATAGCCAATCTAACTCGTGAAGCACGTcaaattaatttcaaaataccAAGAAATGCATACATTATAAGCTATTTGCCatttattttgatgaaATTTGAAAGTATACTGAAAcgaaaaataacaaattatgATGATTTATGCAATTGGTGGTTTAGCGCTGAACAGCAATCAAACAGTGAACTCAAAGATTTTACCGAAACGCCTTTAATGTGGAATTATCCTATAGGTGTTTCATATGATGCATTATCCAGTAATTTTACACGGGAGACcatcaacaaaataaataacacaTCGAACATCATTAATGTTTGGAAATTAACATTATATAAGACAGAAAAATATCCTACTAATACAATATTGCCTATATATACTGGAATGGAGGAAGTAAGACAACAATTTATGCATCAATGGAAGCAAGCCTGCTACATAATGCATGGGTCAGCAAAGCTGTTTATGTCTTTATCCTTACAAGAAACAACGATACTATGGGATTCTATTGTTGAAAATGATcatgaaaaatttttaaaggtTCAGAAAAAAATCGTACCGGTACAATTTACAAGAAACATACCACTTAGGATCCATACTGGTGTTCAAGTTGTACAACCGGTTTGTAGAAGTGACAAAAGCTTAAAAAATGTTCTAAAAATTGAATTCAACGAAGAAATAACACGCGTAGTAGTTCAAGGTATTGAGATATCTACTAATTATAATGCAAGTGATTTATATTGTAGATTTTATAGCTTTGATGGATTTTTATACGTTagcataataaaaaattaa